The stretch of DNA GAGCCTCGGCGTCGAGAGGGTGACCATCGTAGTCACGGATGGAAACACCTCCCGCCAAGAGACAGTTCCGACCGATAGAGATCGCCTTGGCGATACTGAAACTGCAGTCATGTCCGACAAACGTCTTGTCTCCGATTTTTAGCTCGGGTTGAGCCGTCACCCTGCTGGTAAAGCCGATACCCGATTTACCCGATAGCCGCACACCACTCCCGATGACAATCCGGCCCCTACCGGTGAGGTAAGGGATTTCCTCCATCTGAAACTGTGCGCCGATTGCCTCGCATTGGCTGCGAAACAACGGCTCGTTCCAAAAGAACCGGCGTGTAGCGATCCATCCGTCACGAATGGCGACGTGGACGGCATAGAGTCCCCGCCAGAATGGCCGCGTCACCCTGTTAACGGGCAAGTGGGCTGTCATCAACCTACGGGCGATACGCTTGATTCCTCCCCAGAACGGGCCCCGCCCTTGGCGGATCTTTGCGGTGACGCTCACGACGCCGCCCCTTGCGATACGCCGACCGGTCGCCCCATCAACGTCTGCCTGACCAGCCGGGCGAAGAGTCGCGGTCTGGCGAAGGGCATCGTGACGTCGTGTCTTGCGTAGGGGAACGGCCACGCCCATAGCGACCGACCGAACTGACGCCACGCCGCAGCCAGGTCCGGGTCACAGGCGGCCCAGCGGTAGCGAGTATGGCTCGACCACTTCGCTCGGACCCAACCCGGCAAAGCGTCGCGGTTCTTATCGATCACCCGGAGCATGTTGCCGCAGTCTCTCGCCACATTGGAACGTGAAAGCGAGCTCGGCTCGAGCACCGCCGTGGCGAGCGGCTCGGCGTGGAAGCACACCGGGCCTTTCAGCGTCAGGCGGAACCAAAAGTCGCGGTCCTCAGCGGGCTCGAGCCCCGACACAAAGCGATCCTCGCCAATCGCGTCGCGGCGAGCGACAACCACTCCCGTCCAGGCATGCATCGCAAACCGCAACGCCGCGCCGCCCGATAGGTTCAACCGTTCGTTGGTCGCGATGCTAGCCGGCAAGCGTGACGGCGCCCTGTCGGCGCCCGGCTCTTGCGAGTAGTAGGCGCCGGCGGCGAGCACCAAGTCGGGCCAGCGCCGGAAGAGCTCGCATTGCCGCTTCAGTTTGTCCGGCTCCCAGTAATCGTCGGCGTCCAAGAACGCCACCAACTCGCCGCGCGCCGCGTCGAGGCCGGCGTTGCGTGCGCTGGCGGCGCCGCCGTTGGGCTTGTCGATCAACCGGACCGGTGCCGGGTAGCGCGACGCGACGTCGGCCGTTGCGTCTCGGCTGCCGTCGTTCACCACGAGCACTTCCCACGCCGGCTCGGTCTGAGCCAGCGCGCTGTCGATCGCCCGCGCAAGCGTCCGCTCGGCGTTGTAGGCCGGGATGATCACGATGACTCGCAGGTCGCTCACGCCACCTCCCGCGATGCGGCGGGGACAGCGTCGTCGAGCACTTGCCGGTAGTACTCGACGATCCGGTCGACGACCCGTTCGGTCGAGAAGCTCGCTACGGCGTGCGTCCGCGCCGCCCTGCCCTGCCGCTCTGCCTCTGCCGGGTCGTCGAGCAAACGGCCGAGCGGGGCCGCCAGTCCGCCCGGCGCCCGCAGGTCGGCGACGACGCCGCCGGGGCCGGTCATCCACTGCATGACGGGGTGCTCGTGCGTCACGCACGGCAGGCCGCTGGCGGCCGCTTCGATCAGGGCGATCGGCATCATCTCGTTGAGGCTGGTCAGCGTGAACACGTCGGCCGTTCGATATAGCTCGGGCATTTTCTCACGCGGCAACGCGGGCAGGAAGCGGACCCGCTCGCCGAGACGCTGCGTGCCGATCTTCATCAGCTCGTCGGTGTCCGACTCGCGCCCCCCGGCGACAATCAGGCAAGCCTCCCTGCCGTCGGCGACCGCCGCGAACTCGTCGAGCAGGTAGTCGATCCGCTTGTGCCCGCGTTTGATCGCCGCGACGCACAGGACCACCCGCGTCGACTCCGCCAAGCCTAGCTCATCGCGTAGGTTGGGGCCGTCGGGGGCGAAACGCTCGGTGTCGATGAAATTGGGGATCGCCGTCCAACTGGCCCTGTGGCAGCCCTCCCGCTGCGCCTGTTCGAGCCGCCAGGGCGCCAGGTGCTGCACGTAGTCGAGGCGGGCGAGGAACTCGTTCGGCTCTTCGGTGCCGTGGCCGAGGATCGCCCGCGTCTTCACGGCGCCCCGCCCGCGGGCCTCTTGGACGAGCAGCGCGAGCAGCGGGTCCTGGACGTGCAGCAGGTCGACGTCCTCGTCGGCGAGCAGGCGGAGGAGCCCCCGGGCGAAGGTCGACTGCTCGACCGCGTAGCCGCCGCCCCAGCCGAAGCGCCAGAGGACGCGCGTCGCCAATCGGGTCGAAGCCAGCCGGCCCAGACGCGAGTCGCGCCGTACACAGGGGACGACCCGCTCGTAGGGCGCCGCCGCGGGGCCCGCCCCTTTGCAGAGTCGGACGTCGACGCCACGGCGGTCGAGTTCCGCGGCGAGGTCCGAGGCCCAGGCCTCGATCCCCCGGGCGACATGCCCCAGGCCAGAAGATGCGATCGCGACTTTCAACGCGGCGCCTCAGACCTTCCGTGTGCCGCAGACCACACCGTATGCAGCCACTCGTACGTTGCGTCTACTTCAGCATCGCCAGTTGGGCTCGCCTTCGACTGGTTGTGCACTAGGGATGTATCGAACCGGTCCAAGGTTGCTTCATCGAACTGCAGTCCAAGGCGAGACAGCACCCGATCGAGTTGTGGTCCTAGGGATTCGTCGAAGTTGATCCATTCAACGTCGGCGCCTAGCCCCAGTAAGCGCCGATTATACGTGAGCCAGCAACGTAGGGATTTCTCGCGATCGAGGTCGCTATAAATCTTCATCAAGGATCGCACGACCGCGTCGGGGTGACGGAAGACGCAGATCGGTCGGACTTGACAGTCACTCAGAACCTCTTGCCAGCACGGCCATGTCACCGTCGTCCGCGGGTCTTTCCAACCGACTACCTTGTGCTCCGTCGAAAGCTCCAACAGGTATCGAATCGCCTGTTTGTAGAGCTTCGTTGGGAATCGATTGACTAGCGGTGAGGGGTCAAGGTACCCCGATCCGAATCGCCGCAGCACCGCCTCATTGAGGACGATCGCTCTCTCAGATTCAAAGAATCCCACGGGGTTATGCGTGTTGGCGTCGATCAAATCGTCACCAAGAAACAACCCATTCGCCTCCAGTAAATTGCTAGTCGCACTGGTTCCAGAGCGATGCATCCCCAGTACTGGCGCAAAAAGGACGTGACTTCGCTTGGCGAATAGGATGTTACCTGCTCGGCCGTACCTACGGTAACGGCGATAAGTCCTCTGCAACGATGGAACACGTGGCGCCAAATGCTGGTAGGCAGAAATCGCCGCGGAATGGAGCGGGTTCACGAACCACTCCGCTGTTTGGTTAGGCGCTGCTCTACCAATTGGTCATACACTCGTAGCGTCTGCTCGACCATCTGCCGCTCGGTGAAATGCTTCTCAACCCGCGCCCGGCCCGCAGCGCCGTAGTCGCGGCGCAGTTCCTCGGCGCCGATCAGGTTGGTCAACGCCGTGGCCAACGCCTCGACGTCGCCGGTCGCCACCAACCGACCCGTCTGCCCATCAACTACCACCTCGGGCATCCCGCCGGCGCGGCTCGTCACGCAAGGCAAGCCGTGAGCCATCGCCTCCAATAGCGCGAACGGCAGCGCCTCGCACAGCGACGGCATGGCGTAGACGTCCAGCGCGTCGTAGGCCAAAGACACTTCGCTCACTTGACCGAGAAAATGCACGCGGCTCGCGACGCCCAGCCGCTCGGAGCGGCTCGCCAGCTCCTCACGCAGAGGACCGGCGCCGGCGATCACGAGATCGGCTTCCTGCTTGGTCGTCGCGATCCGTGCGAAGGCGTCGATCAGATCGGCGTGGCCCTTCGCTCGGTCGAGGCGACCGACGGCCCCGATCAACAAACGGTCGGCGGGGAGCCCGAGTTCGGCGCGGGCGGCGGCCTGCGACCGCCGGCGACGGTACGTCTCGGGGCAGACGCCGTTGTGGATGGTGGTGACGCGATCGCCGCGGATGCCGGTGCGACGCATCCAGTCGTGTCTTGTCGCTTCGCTAACGGCGATGGCGTGGTGCAAACAGCGGTTGCTGTAGCGTTCGATGAGGCGGTGGCCCCAGCCGTCGCGCTGGCGGTCGAGGTCGTAGGTGCTGTCGGTGTGGAAGGTGCCTAGCACGATCGGAATGCCGGCCCAACGAGCGGCGATCGGCGAAGTCTCGCAACCAGTGTTCTGGGCGTGGTAGAGGTCGGCGCCGATCCGGCGGATTCGATCCGCCTCCGCGCGGGCCTCGCGGAGGGCGCCGAGGAGGATCTTGGCGTCAGCCGGCGCTAGCTTATTAAAGACTCGGTAGGTCTGACGCGGCTCGGCATGCCGCTCGCGCGATAGCGGTACATCGTCAGTCCGATTGTCGTTAACGTCGACTCCCAATAGGGAGTCGTGTCCGCTCTCCCCCTTCGACAGGGACATTACATAACGTCCTGGACCGGAGCTGCTGGCTGCTACATCGTATGCAATTCGACAACGATGCTGCACTATTGAACCGCGTGAAATCAATTCTCTTGAGGAACTTCGTCGAGTTCGGCTCTGCTTCAATCGAATATCAACCTCTACGAGAACGCACTCCACTACAGATTAGACTCCAATGCCAAAACGCTTCCCAACCATACCCTTACTCCCTAACCCCAAGCACTGTGTGTGGATACTCGTAAACCCTCAGACCCTTTTCTTTCATTAACGCATCAAATCCGGACGCCTCTCGCGAGTCGGCATGAAACTCAACCGCGAGACAACGCACCGAATCGATCCAATCGTTAGAACTAGAAAGTAACACCGCTTCCGCACCTTCAACATCCATCTTCACAATATCAGCCTGGCCTCCATCTAGCTTAGCCAGCAAATCCTGCACCCTAACCGCCGGTACTTCAATACCTTCGGCCACGCAATCACCGTCATAACTTCTCTCGACTACTGTTGCAGCAACATAAGCCCCCGATTCAGGCGTAGTAAGATTTAGCGATCCAGCCTCATGCCAAACGGCTGCATGAACCGGCGTTACAAGGCCGCGAAAATTCGCATGCCTAGTGTTCTCAACAAGAAGCTCGAAAGTCTCGGGGTGCGGCTCAACAGCTATGATCTGGGCATTTGGATAAATGGACGCAAAGTAATTTGTTGCTATGCCAATATTCGCGCCAAGATCCAAAACAGCTCTTGCCTTCTTAACATGCTTCTTAATTGGGGAGTAAACCTTCTGACGCATTACTTCGCCAATCGCGCCAAGATCAGACGACGGCACACGTATTTGCACACGCCTCCCAATGGGTGGCCGCAGTACAACACTAACCGTTTGAGCGCAATCGACATCAAGGCTAAAAGCGCGACGAACCCTCATCGCAGACCCGATAGTCATGTAGGGTGCCCATCTCGCAACAAACTGTGCAGACCAGTATCCTCTCATTTCTTCAAGCACCTATCGGCGAAGATAGACTAGCGCGACCTGAACGCGTCAGCAATCTCGAAGTGGGCGCTATGTGCCCACGCATTGGATTATGCGGCAAACTGCGACCGTGGACGGGTGGATCAACTACCGACACACTACAGATCGACCGATCTTCGTACCTACCGTCCCAGAGTGCAGTACCTGCCCAGATTCCAATCTGATAATCACCAGGGATAAGCGGCGGAAGGTCGATCGAGATGCTGATCTCCGAAACGGGCTGAGAATGCACAAAGGGCGAATCCGATGGCAGTGTCTGCATAAGCCAATCGCCATGCGTATCAAAAAGATCTATTGCAATTAGTAATGGCGGATGCTGCGCATTCGACCGAAGTTTCAAATCTAGTATCAACTTCATATTAGGTTGATGGCCTATAAGTGACGCTTCAACCTGCGAGCAGTAGATATCACTGGACGCGTAGGTATCCCCGCGTTCACCTGCATTACTTGAAGCCGGACTAATGTTCGCATACGCGGCGAGAGCCTCAGATGTATCGCCCGCGAACTTACATTTTCCGCTTTGTATCAGAAGGCCACGAGTGCAAAGCGATTTTACTGCAGCAAGGTTGTGACTCACAAACAACACCGTCCGCCCGCCGTCCGCCACG from Botrimarina mediterranea encodes:
- a CDS encoding DapH/DapD/GlmU-related protein; this translates as MTRPFWRGLYAVHVAIRDGWIATRRFFWNEPLFRSQCEAIGAQFQMEEIPYLTGRGRIVIGSGVRLSGKSGIGFTSRVTAQPELKIGDKTFVGHDCSFSIAKAISIGRNCLLAGGVSIRDYDGHPLDAEARRAGEFVVPEAVRPVAIGDDVWLGSGVRVLKGVTIGDRAVVAAGSIVVKDVPADSVVAGSPARVVKQLTPSPEGATRAGE
- a CDS encoding glycosyltransferase family 2 protein — encoded protein: MSDLRVIVIIPAYNAERTLARAIDSALAQTEPAWEVLVVNDGSRDATADVASRYPAPVRLIDKPNGGAASARNAGLDAARGELVAFLDADDYWEPDKLKRQCELFRRWPDLVLAAGAYYSQEPGADRAPSRLPASIATNERLNLSGGAALRFAMHAWTGVVVARRDAIGEDRFVSGLEPAEDRDFWFRLTLKGPVCFHAEPLATAVLEPSSLSRSNVARDCGNMLRVIDKNRDALPGWVRAKWSSHTRYRWAACDPDLAAAWRQFGRSLWAWPFPYARHDVTMPFARPRLFARLVRQTLMGRPVGVSQGAAS
- a CDS encoding glycosyltransferase family 4 protein, encoding MKVAIASSGLGHVARGIEAWASDLAAELDRRGVDVRLCKGAGPAAAPYERVVPCVRRDSRLGRLASTRLATRVLWRFGWGGGYAVEQSTFARGLLRLLADEDVDLLHVQDPLLALLVQEARGRGAVKTRAILGHGTEEPNEFLARLDYVQHLAPWRLEQAQREGCHRASWTAIPNFIDTERFAPDGPNLRDELGLAESTRVVLCVAAIKRGHKRIDYLLDEFAAVADGREACLIVAGGRESDTDELMKIGTQRLGERVRFLPALPREKMPELYRTADVFTLTSLNEMMPIALIEAAASGLPCVTHEHPVMQWMTGPGGVVADLRAPGGLAAPLGRLLDDPAEAERQGRAARTHAVASFSTERVVDRIVEYYRQVLDDAVPAASREVA
- a CDS encoding glycosyltransferase family 4 protein, yielding MSLSKGESGHDSLLGVDVNDNRTDDVPLSRERHAEPRQTYRVFNKLAPADAKILLGALREARAEADRIRRIGADLYHAQNTGCETSPIAARWAGIPIVLGTFHTDSTYDLDRQRDGWGHRLIERYSNRCLHHAIAVSEATRHDWMRRTGIRGDRVTTIHNGVCPETYRRRRSQAAARAELGLPADRLLIGAVGRLDRAKGHADLIDAFARIATTKQEADLVIAGAGPLREELASRSERLGVASRVHFLGQVSEVSLAYDALDVYAMPSLCEALPFALLEAMAHGLPCVTSRAGGMPEVVVDGQTGRLVATGDVEALATALTNLIGAEELRRDYGAAGRARVEKHFTERQMVEQTLRVYDQLVEQRLTKQRSGS
- a CDS encoding FkbM family methyltransferase, yielding MRQKVYSPIKKHVKKARAVLDLGANIGIATNYFASIYPNAQIIAVEPHPETFELLVENTRHANFRGLVTPVHAAVWHEAGSLNLTTPESGAYVAATVVERSYDGDCVAEGIEVPAVRVQDLLAKLDGGQADIVKMDVEGAEAVLLSSSNDWIDSVRCLAVEFHADSREASGFDALMKEKGLRVYEYPHTVLGVRE
- a CDS encoding ABC transporter ATP-binding protein — translated: MTQPIISVENLSKGYRIGAKEEAADTIVGALTKSIRAPLRNLRRLHEATSIRDGDERDDILWALKDVSFEVHEGEVVGVIGRNGAGKSTLLKILSRITEPTGGRAVIRGRVSSLLEVGTGFHPELTGRENIYMNGTILGMTKREIDRKFDEIIDFSGVEKFLDTPTKRYSSGMQVRLAFAVAAHLEPEILIIDEVLAVGDAEFQKKCLGKMKDVADGGRTVLFVSHNLAAVKSLCTRGLLIQSGKCKFAGDTSEALAAYANISPASSNAGERGDTYASSDIYCSQVEASLIGHQPNMKLILDLKLRSNAQHPPLLIAIDLFDTHGDWLMQTLPSDSPFVHSQPVSEISISIDLPPLIPGDYQIGIWAGTALWDGRYEDRSICSVSVVDPPVHGRSLPHNPMRGHIAPTSRLLTRSGRASLSSPIGA